Within Malus domestica chromosome 04, GDT2T_hap1, the genomic segment TTGAAAGGGATATGCTTGGCACTCGGCAAGGTCAAAGACGTCCCTTAAGAGACGATGCCAGTACTGATAGAAAGGAAAGTTCATCCAATTCGTTAGATAATGATGGAGGAAGTAATGTTGGATCATGAGGTaatgaagaaggaagacaatATAGCCCATTTATTATCGAGGCTGATTTTACTCATGCCACCCAAGATAAGGATCATGGATGCAGAGAAGCTGGACCAGGCATTGGCGCAATTGAGAAGCAATACTCAGGGAAAAGAAGCCAACCAATCAATCCATCTGAAGATAACATGGCGATCAGTTTTGGATCTATGAGCATAGGAACTAGACCTAGTACTAACTCAAATGAATCTTGTGATGGCTATGGGTATGTCATGTCTGATTATAGTGGAACTAGTTATGAAGCTCAAGATGATGAAACAGACTATGGACCTACTAGTTGGGTTAATCCTAACTATCCCATGTATGGAGGACAGTAGGGAGCTCGAGAGAGACATATGTGCACCATGTTCAAACATGGCTTACAAACTGCTCGGGTTACATGACTTGGTATGACTATTGTATGAATCTAGATGGTTGTTCCTCATtgtttgaacctcataggagcTCTTCATTTATGTAGTTGGACACTTATCTAAATTGTAATCTAATGTTTAAACAAACTATGGATTTATGCATGGTTTATTCATTCTAATAAACATTTTATTACAAAACTTTTCATTAACGCGCATTACATACCACTTATATTTCATCATATGTATATCTTATTATTagtaaattttgagttttatttgtTCAATACATTCATTAATAATGTACATAACATCTATGAAAGTTTTAGACCAAAATTATGTGTTTCAATGCCTATATCTgccatttttgtttattttttcccAATACCTAAAACGATAACGATATATCCCCCGAAATATCAGTAAATTGGAGGCCCGATATTATCTGCACGATCGATATTTTAATCCTTGCTTGAAGAAAATAAGCACAATGACTCTAAATTAAAGTACATACTTCACAATTTTAATTCGGAGTCTTTCATACCACTAAATAAACTAGGCAAAATATGCttcaaatagccaaaagatgcaTGTCGCAAACGACGATGCATTAACCATAAATTCTGTAGATTACTATCACGCAACGCATGAATCAAATTACCTCTTTCAGGATCCacgtcatccacataatatagCCCCTCTCATAGTGTCACACCTAATGATCTCCTTGCCTGAATAGCATGAAGCAAGTAAAATGAAAGATAAATCAATACAACACAATTCAATTGTTCAGTGGCTTTTGTTATAGACAATAAGTAATGGGACAATGATGGAACTAATAAACAATGGCATAAGAAAAGAGATGGTGTAAGACATATTGTTCCCGCTCCAACAACAAGAGCAGTAATACCATTGGCAGTTGCCACACACTTTTTATAAGGATGTGTCATAGATTGAACAAGTTTTTATCATAGGTCATATAATATGTTGCACCAGAATCCAAAATCCAATCTATATTCACCATTGTAATAACACACAAAACAGTAGGGTACGGCAACGGCAAAGGTTACAGTGCTAGGCAAGAGATACAACCGCATCACAAAGGATTTTTAGGGAACTACGCTCTTGATGCCAAATAGAAATGTATATGGCTGAATGTTTGAATCAATACTATTAAATCCTCTATGGTTTACAATGTACAGCACACATGCCTTATTCCATAAGTAAACTAATTACAAAAGATTACAATCAATTACAAATCCTAGTCCTACCAAATATAAGACTCTTAGAATATTTACAATAAAGACTCACGTCAACAGGTTATAGCCATTGGCAAGCACCTGATTGTCGCAAATGCTTTGCTTCCCCACGAGATCATAGGTTATGTGCACCATTAGAACTTTGGCTGAGCAGCTGAACTTCAATGGAAGACAATGACAGAGAAACCTACTTAAGGCAAGGCAAGTTGAGAAACTGCTTGCCTGTGTGCGATGGCAACCCGCGGTACCTGAGCAGGGCGTCTATCGAGATGTAGGTTGCTCTGGGACTTCTAGTGTATGAATTGAGTGAGGAGCTGTGGAAAGAAAAGGTGGTCAAGTTCGACAGAAAAGTTGATACAGGTaattaactttgagaggtgttTGATTTGGTGCTCTCGAGGCGATGAATGCGAACTTGAAGTCAGAGCAAATGATAGACAAGGTACTTATGTTGATCGTGTGGCCCAAGGCAATTGGGAGGCTGATTATGAGGCAATACATAGCAATTATAAGGAGAGAGGGTACGGGGATGCGGTAGCGCATAGGGTTTATATCATAaatagtccctgaaattgactcaCACTATTACGGTGGTCccttaaattgaaaatcaataaatgtagttcctgaaaataggtgtcacaaATCAAAGTGGTTCTTCCATCACAATCATGTCAAAAATTCTGTTATGTGTTGGTGTGGCACATAAGTGGGTCACACAAGTCATTTTTGTATCATAAATGGTCCTAAAATTGACTCACGTTATCAAGATGATCCCTGAAAttaaaatcgatcaatgtagtcctaaAATAGATGTTTCAAATCAATGAGGTCTTTCCATCGtaattctgtaaaaaaaaaaaaaaaaaaattgttatgtgttgttgtgacacataaatggacACACAAGtctaactaaataaaaaaagaattagaaataggtataataaatttaataattaattaaaaaagttgtcaACCTAGAAACTCGATCTCACAAACACCTCTGATCCCCCATACTCCTCTACCTCCCTCTATGGTAGCCCTTGTCGTCTTgtctttgaaaaacaaaattctCAATACACCCATCTTTACACCCTTCGCACCCTTCGTCGAATTGGACCAGGATCGAGACCATCTTTGGTGATGGCTTGGATTGGTGGCGACTTTTGTGACTCCACCGTGAACATTTGGGTGAGACAGCCTCACAACCTTATCTTGGAGAGCTTGTTGAGTGCTCCCCCAGTGATCTTGGTGATGCGGAGAAGGGCAAGCTCTGTCTTGAGATAATCTCACCGTGCAAAAAGGTGTTTtgacaacttttttaattaattattaaacccacatCATCACATAATAGGATTTTCTAcagaatgaccacattgatttgtgacacctatctctagggactacattgattgattttcaattttagggaccatgtTGAACATGTGGGTTAacttcagggaccatttgtgataaaaactcttACATCTTATGGGCcctatttatgtgtcacatcagcacataacagaaATTTTGACACAATTGTAATGgaaggaccacattgatttgtgatacctattttcagggactatattgatcgattttcaatttcaggaactATCTTTGATGGTTTGGGtcaatgtcagggaccatttgtgatataAACTCTGCCGCTTATAGTGTGTTTTGAACTGTCAGATTACAATCTGGCAAAGCCGGTGATGCCTCTAACACGGCCAGGGGTGTCAATATTGAGTGGCTTCTCCGACAGTTTGGCTAAGTTGTTGGACAAAGAAGGAGAAATCGGCCCAAACCATGTCCTGGAACAAGCCAGTAGCCATCTCTGGCAAAGAGTATCAAACGCTTGGCCGTGGTAGATTGATTGATATACGAGCGCACTGGTGTTACATTATTTGATGTTTTTcgcttgttttgttttgtttatgttgTGCTTTAATGAATTAGACAGTTTACTATTGTCTGGTTTCAATTCATCTGTCCTAGAAGTAGTGCATGTAACTTGGACTCAACTCAGCATGTAAATTATCATACATATTCACAGAACCAACATGGAGCCAGCGGCAGAAACCCGAAATAGCTCCTTCTAGAATATCTAGAGCGCCCCTACCGGTATCAAATGGTAGCGTTTTTCACATTGAATGTTGAGAAAGGGtcaaatgaaaagaatatgGATACAACCAGCAAGTATCTATGAATACAGCTTGAACTGGTAACGGTCTGAATGTCATTCCCAGCCTTTCCTGTGGATTCTACATTCATATCTGCAGATCATCCAAAGAGAGCTCATGTGCCGTCATCCTCTTTAGTTTCTGCAACAttttcgaaagaaaaaaaaaacaaggtttGTTAGGGGAGAAAGAAGGAGAGTTCGTCTCAGATTCAAGCGTGTTACAGATTAAAACTAAAATGGATTACCGCAATAAAAGGAGCAGGATCCTCGAGACATGAGGAGCCTAGAACAACTTCCCTCTTCAGTTTAGCTGTGAGCTTGTGGCAAACCCTAAGCTGAAATGAAACAACTTATAAGCTCACTAAGCTAGAAATGGCGAGAATCGCAACTTCATTTAGGGACAAGTGGAACATGTTCATACCTCCGACCTAGTAGCCCCACCTACTATAACTACAAATATGCGCTGACCCATCTTTTTGAAATCACTCGATGCATGCCGTAATACTGGATCACTATGGGTGCAGAAGGAGAGAATAGTTAAAATAAATCATTCAAGCGGCACTCAGAGTTGCTACTTAAGGAAGATTTCCATAATGCAACAGTCCAAAAGGTAGCTCTAATTATAAGGGACGCTTTAATTATGAGGAACTCTTGACCATGAAGTAGAGTGACAAGATACCTTGAATACCCATCATCAGAATTTCGAGGTCGGGCCCATGTTGGTGTCCGTCTTGATCTCATTGAATGAGCAACTGGAGGATGATTTATTGCCGTGACATGTGACCTCCCGTGAAAAGTTGGACTTGGGTCATTCAAACATGGATAATCTTCCTTTGACAGTTCACCTTTACTAAGGTTTTCTACAAGTTCCTGAACAAAGAGATGATTGGTACCTGATTACTCGTACAATCATTGAAACTAAGTTTCATGATATGTTATGAAGATTATAAGACAGAGCCCTTAATTGCTCTTTCTATAGCAGTCGCTAGGTAGCATGCTGTGCATATTCAATGGGATGAGTATTTACATACAACATATCTCCATGCAAGTTTCACCAGAAAATGTCACGTGAATGCCCCACTAAAATACCAAGAGAACATAACAAAGAAAAGAGATGGAATGCAGCAGCCCAGATTACAGACACACTCCAATTTGCTAGAAGATAACAGCTTCTACTTGGAATAATTCAATAATTTTGAACCACAGAATAATTCAATAATTAGATGCCTTCTCATTACGTTTAGCAATTAAATATATACCGTTACTACCAGTACTAATAGTTTTTGTGATAGAAATCAAAAAGCTTGAAGAACATGGCCATCAATTTAACTGAGAGGCAACTCAGttacattttattttggctGTCCCATAATCAGGAATCAAGATATTTGACAGGCAAATTGGAAGAGTTACCATATACCAACATAGCTCTATATAGCTGTTCTAATCACGACATTTATCAATACCCAGACCATTCACCCATATAGACTAAGTAGGCTACAAAATAACCAAAAAGGGAGGGGTACCTCTATTATTGGATAAAAGCGTGCAAgctgccatgtttctccttcACTTGGACGTTCTTTCCTAGCTCCACGTTTCTTCTGAAAATTGAATAGCCCCTTGTTAGATATTGATTGAACGACTGAAAGAACTCACAAAGATTCTGTAAACATTCACCTTATGAATGTCAAACTTCAGAGAAAAAGCCCCTGTGCTTTTTTGGGTATCTGGTGCTCCCCCAAGCAGTCTCATATTATTCACAGCATTCATATCATTGGGTGATAATTTTGCTAACTGAAAACACAAAAAGCACCACAGTAAACACTTGAATGAGATTAGACACACTGATACACCTCAGGTGGTACTAACCTTCATCAAATTGAGACCCTTCTCGCCTTCAAATTTCTCAGGATAAATGGCTGCAAGAATCATCAACAATCGCAACTTATTTTCACCAGTTGTATCCTGCATAAAAATGGTATGTATAGTTTACAGAACATAATGACAATTTTTCTTGCACACTCATATATACTTATATAGTTTCGTACCTCTTTTGTCATCAAAAAATTGATCACATCTTTCATGCCCGCATCTCCAAAAACAAGATCCTGCTCCAGCTGCCCAACTTCTCGAAGCCCAAGCTCCCGGATAATTCTGTTAACTTTTCCTGCAATCtggagaaataaaataatatttgccTACACTCAATGATTTCAATGTCCAAAGCCAACAGCTCAAATTTTCTTTCAGTTATTCAATATGCTATCACTTGGtgtgatggcaagtgccttcgcccatgagcggtaggtctcgggttcgagacttgggagcagcctctccataaatgagagtaaggctagccgacattcacctctcccagaccctgcgtaaagcaggagccttgtgcactgggtacaacCTTTTTTTATTCAATATGCTATCACTTCTGGTGTGAATCTTACTCCAtccattaaatttttaattgtatttGCTGTGAAACAAGAAATTGAGTTACTTTATTGCTTCTCTTGGTTTGCTTAAAAATGAAGCCTCATCCAAAGACAAATCTTTTACAATGGGACAGTGTAAACATTAAGGTGGAAAAAGAGCAAAAAGAGGAAAATAAATATGAGATTTGGACAACATTTATTCAAGAGGCAAAAGGGTGGCCACATGAATATGTCTCCATGTATAAGTCATTGATTTAACAGGTTTTTTCTGTTTAAGAATTTTTGTAACTAATTGAATTACAAATGAACTACAGCAATGGTCACACTGTTTATGAGTTGTCTTCATAAATTCCTTTAACCTAAATTCTGAATTTTGACTTGTTGGAATTTTGCGCATCAAACAGATACTTCAAATGAACTAACCTCTACGTGAAGGGAGAGCTTGTCGATTTGTTCACTATATTGTGGCAACGCTTGAACCATCTTTTGCAAATCCCTCGTAGATAGTTCACGAGCATCTCTATATAACACATGAACATTTAGGTGAGAAATAGAACACAACACAAACTGGCATACCAAATAGACTTGCATAAGCTtcgaaaatttaacaaaaaaatgatgTTGATTAAGTTAATATCTATAGAAAAAAAACAGAGgcatgaaaataataaatgttTCCTAAAAGAGCAAGTCTCATATGCTTTTTCTTGGATACAGAAAGTAACATTATGAATAATTTTAGAGGATGTAAGTAATCCAAGATTTTTGAGCAAGGcccaaataacatttttattatcCTCATACAATAACCCCACCACATGCAGCTCATTCAATCTTACAATAGTAACTTTATATGACGCATATATTGTTAGGAATTGGCTCGTCAAGGTTAAAGTCCTATTTTGTTTAGGATTGTATTAGGAAAGCTGAGGTGCACAGATTCTTATTCTATAAGGACTAGGAAAGAATTAAGTTAGAATTTAGATTAGGAATTCTAGATGCCTAATTGGAATAGGAAATAAAGTGTACTTTCCTATCCCATATAGAATATGAAAGCTAATCAGAAAATAGGCATGTAAACCACACCCTATACTTATAAATAGGGTGCGGCAAGGATGAAAAGCAGTGGATAAAACAGACAGCCGAGAGAAAAGAGGGG encodes:
- the LOC103408299 gene encoding SNARE-interacting protein KEULE-like isoform X2 yields the protein MFLSDMSGRSPLYRKAFVFFSSPISRELVSHIKKDGTVLTRIAKLIEMNLEYCAIDSQAFVTNNERALEELYGDDEDSRKGVACLNVMAARVATVFASLREFPFVRYRAAKSLDATTMTTFRDLIPTKLAAGIWDCLMKYKTTIKNFPETETCELLILDRSVDQIAPIIHEWTYDAMCHDLLNMDGNKYAHEVPSKTGGPPEEKVVLLEDHDPVWLELRHTHIADASERLHDKMTNFVSRNKAAQIHGSRDARELSTRDLQKMVQALPQYSEQIDKLSLHVEIAGKVNRIIRELGLREVGQLEQDLVFGDAGMKDVINFLMTKEDTTGENKLRLLMILAAIYPEKFEGEKGLNLMKLAKLSPNDMNAVNNMRLLGGAPDTQKSTGAFSLKFDIHKKKRGARKERPSEGETWQLARFYPIIEELVENLSKGELSKEDYPCLNDPSPTFHGRSHVTAINHPPVAHSMRSRRTPTWARPRNSDDGYSSDPVLRHASSDFKKMGQRIFVVIVGGATRSELRVCHKLTAKLKREVVLGSSCLEDPAPFIAKLKRMTAHELSLDDLQI